The following nucleotide sequence is from Podospora bellae-mahoneyi strain CBS 112042 chromosome 1 map unlocalized CBS112042p_1, whole genome shotgun sequence.
TCCCAACGCCAGTATCATAAAGAACTGAGCAAGCCATTCCTCGGAGAAATGGTTGACGTTCATCCAAAAGGCCTGGAGCTCAAACTCGTACTCGGCAGGGTGCAAAAGCCGGTATATCGGGTGGATAACCTCGAAATAACACCGTACCAATGTGTCGACAACAGGTCTTGGTGGTAAACTTTGAAGCGCATTTTCTCGGCTTTCTGAACAGTGGCATATTTCGCCAAACGGAAAGTGGTGAACCGGAAGCGCGGCGACCAAATACTTTAAGCTCTGTAGGTGTCTGTATCTCGGCCCCCACTTGGGATCAAGGCCGGCTATGTATGGCCAGCCTTCCCGAAACTAAAATGTTTCCTGTTAGCAAACATGCATGCTTCAGCGGAATCTGGTTCGTCTGTACCTCGGAAGCAACAGTGCTCCAGTGTGTGACACCGTGAAGTCTGGGTCTTGCTTCACTACCACTCGGGCCcggtgttgtttgggggcTATCTCGTGCTGGACTTTGTGGTGTCTCTCCCGGCTCGCCACTTCCAGACTCATGCTTCGAACTGAAGGGGAATTTCTGGTATACACATTCATCGGCAGCGTCGGCCTGGATACAACGGGAGCAAGGCTGCCCTTTGTCGCATCTGAGCTTCCGTCGATGACATGGAATGCAAACGTAGACTCGTCTGTTTCGTTTTTGGGGTTTCCCTGTGCCTTCTGGGTTGGGCCGGTTTGGATCGAGGATAGAAAAGGTCGAGAAGTAACCTGCTGGCTGCTCTGATTCCATAGTCGATGgtttcttcttggtgggtcttgatgatggtgaagcaCACACAATGTGGCATTTCCAACCTTGGGCAAGTAGACCCCTTGATTCCAAAAGGGGTGCCATCACAACTGTCCTGCTGATATGGGTCTCGGCAACCTAGGGTGTGGCGGGTGAGGTGGCTTCGCCAGCCTGAGGACAAGCAAAACAAATCTTCAAAAACCGATCAGGCAACAGTAGAATGTGAAGCAGGAGTGACGATATGTTTCCCATTCATGTTCCTCCTTGTGGTACTTGAACTGGCGGCTCAGACGCCAGGGGGGGCACGAAACGAGTGCCATCGCCATGCGCCAAGCCCTGTTAGGTTATGCCGAAAGGCACATGGCCAAGCCATTTTTTCCTTGTATTGCTGGATATCTCGACGCTCATAAGTGAAGCGGTGATAGGGCTAATGATACCCTGACGTCGAGATATTTCCTGTAATACCCGGTTTGGAAGGTTCTGTTGCACAGGTGGGCAGGCCCAGGATCACGGTTCGGGTCCGGGGCTCGGAATGAGCTCGCACTTGGAAGATTcgagaggttgttgagatcaTCTGGTCCAATCCGAGGAAAAGAATGGTCTCATACGGTGAGAAGCAGCAAGAAAAAAGCCGCGCGGGTGTCACCAATGAaccgatggtggtgggaaggaaCCGTCTCCTTGGGTGCCTGACTCCTGCCGTGTAACCACATGTCGCCCCTCGAGTGACTTTAGTGTAAAGTCTTGATAGGTTCATCAAGGAAAAAACCGAGCAGGGGTGTTTCGCTTTGGTCAATATGTCTCCGTGTTTGAacgttgaggttgttgttggaccTGCCGAAGGATGGATCCCCCCTTGCCAACGACCGCTCTGTGACCAACCTTATTCTGTGGCTTACACAACAAACACCTAAACGTACCTACAAACAAGCCGAACTGAATATTATATCCACTGCAAGGCAAACTTCAATATCATAAGGCTTAGGATTCTCAGTCAAAAGCATCTCAAGTCCACTCCTACCATGGGGCAGTTCATCAAGACAATGTTGCTGGTTTCCGCGGCAGTGACAAGCTGCTGACAGAAAAGCAGCCTTATACTAGTATTCAATTAGTATCGGACATGTGCTCTTGATTCCGAGAGTGTATAATTATTGACTTCGAATCCGACCCTCCCCGCAAAATATCCACGCCCTTTGGTTGTCATGTTGATGCCTTGCTCACTGCTTCAGTTGCAGTGCCAATTTCTCACCGCCTCGGCTTCTTGTGCAACAGGGAAAGTCGTTTTTGTATATTTCGTTATCATTGTCCTTTCGCACATCTCAGGTTTGGCGTGGTTGTGCCTCTCAAGACAACCACCAACGCGTAACATCGCGCTTACATGTGCCGCATCTCGATTGCATGCTATTCTCTTTTCACTTTGTGCTACAACCCAAATTCGTCATCTTCCACCGCCGGCCGGCGGGGGACCAAAACCCCCGGACTTGCCATAAAGCAGGAGGTATTTCGCAGCATCTTAACAACCAGAAGATCAGCAAGGTCACTCCGACTCCGAGTTCCTTGATATGCTTCCTGGACTACAGCGAATTGTCCGAGATCACAGGGGTGGAATGTCGCGCTTAAACCTAGGTGATGGCTCAGTCTCCATGCATCTCGTGTAACCCCAGATAGTTTATCTACCAGTTGACGTCTGACACCTCACAAGTACCCTGCAGTCTGTTGACTAATCTAAAAGTCATATAAGTTCAAATGGCCCCCACagtgagagaagaagaagaaaaaaaggtcaATCATGGGCACTGCTACTCTGCACTATCACCAAACCAAAGTCCGAGCAGGGCGTCCGCCACGTCCTCAGAATCCTGTCTGAAGAAAAGACACCTCCTATTCTCACTAAAAGGCTTGTTACAAGCCGTGACGGGGCCGGATGATTTGCATTCTCGTAAGATATCCAATAACAGCAGCTGGTATAAACCGTCTACATTCCAACCCCTGCAGTTCCATCTCCCGAGTTACATACGGGAAAATCAAAAGACGAGAATATCAGCTCCCACACCATCAAGAGAAAAAGCGGATTAGAGAACAGTTATCCTATCCTACTTCAACCCTTCAGTCCCCGGAATATGAACCCCCCTCTACTTCTTTCATCATGACTGAAACAGATCTTTGTATCAGTTCCCACCTTACCCGTGTCCTTATAAGAAGAAAGCAGACCACTACATTCTCACATGGCCCTTTTTGCattccatcccccccttccccctttttcctctccccattctccccagtcacctacctacctaacccCAAACCACTCCCAACCATCCTTTCAGCTTCCCCCCagcttcatcctccttctgTACCTATatccagccaaccaaccccccttccttcaTCCAAAgtccacaacaacccccttctctcccAGAGCCCCATCACTTACTCCCTCAATCACATATACGTACCTAGGTATGTAATAATAAAACAAGACCATCTTCGATACCAACCCAGCTCATCAGATAGCGACACCGTGCCACAAAAGAAGAGAGAACCTCCACGGAGCCCAATATTTATCCAACCGACGgccaccccccaaccccctcaataAAGAATATAACTAATATTTCGAAGGGTTACTTGTTGAGCGTTAAAGATACTTAACAAGCCTTAAAAGATAATTAAAAGACCTGAAAAGATAATTAACAGGCCTTGGAAGATAGTTTAAACGCTTTAAAAGATAGTTTAACGGCCTTGCAAGATGGTTTAACGGCCTTGCAAGATGGTTTAACGGCCTTGCAAGATAGTTTAACGGCCTTGCAAGATAGTTTAACGGCCTTGTATAGGCAGGGTAAGTAAATAGACATGGATGGGCGGCGCTGGTAAGACAAACCGGGGGCTCCGTAGAGGTTCTCTCCAAAAGAATGCCATCTAACATGTTAGAGGATGAATTCGACCCAGATCGATTTTAACAAAAGTACTCTTGCGAAACCTATCAGCGGTCAAGCGGCATCTTCACCTTGCCAAATTCCACTCCACCTTAGAAAAAGAGTTGCATGAAGCTAAGTAAGTAGGTGACAACCAGACAACCTCTCCTCATTTTCTTGTTTACATAGGTACCTATCAGACGAAACACAAGAACCATAAACCAAAACCAATAACTAACTCTGATCATGTCTCTTCTTCAAATATGTACTTTCCGATATGGTATTCGCTATCTATTGCCTCTTTTTTAACATTCCATGTTtccccacacacacacacacaaactAGTGCTTTTGTCATCATAAACTCTGATATTcggtgctgtgctgtggCTGCTTTGCTTCTGGGTATTTATTTTCCTTCCTCCATGTTTGttttcccttctcttccctcctcaaactcatcGCGTCTTCTCAAATGCCATTGCTTGCCAACGCAACGCTCTCCAACTCAAGGCTCTCCCAAAATGCTACAATCGCATTGTGCATGTTGCCCGCTACCACCCTCCCATTACCTCGGATCAGCCATAGGTAACTGCTGGCTGCCGCTTGGCTTTTCTCTCATCACCGGCAATATTCCGCTTCGGGGCTTGAAGGCACGGCATAAAAATGTCTTGGTCGGTATGCCGTTTCTCCCCGTCGCAAAATCAGGCGTGTGCAAAATATCTCCCGCCTTTGAAGTGATATCAAACATGGGCGGGGAAAAGGCAAGGCTGTGAATACGAGAACCTCTCGGCCCTAGACGTCGGATTTGCGCGCAAAGTGATTACCGGGTCCGCCAAATGTGCAAGTTGAAAAGAAATCAACGTAACTCTCGTAAAACCAGCGTGGTGCTGGCATTTCAGGCCCCTTGCTGGGCGGTTCTGGAGGCTCTCGTCGCTCTGGCAGCTGCGTTGGGATACCGAGACGGGTCGATCCGAGAGTGGAGAGGCCCAGGACCATACACGGCGACTCTGGCGTTGTGGTACCTAACAGATGGTCGCGAAGGAGCTGTTGCTGGCTGTGCCTGGGGTGGTCTCTGTTCCGCGTCGATGGCCTGGCGAATGATGTTGTGAACAAAATCGGGAATGCCCTCCCAATGGCCTGCTCTCGCAGCAGCCATCATCCTTGGCGGAAACACATCGTCGGCGGTAAGGGAGTGGGGACCAGGGAAACGGGCAATTTGATCGGCAACATGCAATTCTCCCGACTCGATGGCATTTTTTAGCCAGTTTTCCCACTCCTCGTCCAGCGGCATCGAATTGTCTCCGGATAGGTTGCGAAGAGCCACTCGCTCGCGTAGCCTTTCGTTAAGCGCCACTCCGACACTTTCCAACTCCTCATCGCTTTCTTCCTCGATCATCCCATCCTCTGGCGTGGTTACCGGCTCGTCCGACACCTCGGAGGCGCGGCGGTAATATCCGGCTTGTCGGTGCCGAGGCTCCACCCATTCGGGGAATCCATCGGCGGTCGTGTCCCGGATGGCAGTTCCCTGTTCCCGCTCAAACCGTTCCTTTGCCCACCGTGTGCCCTCCCACTTTGTGAGGCCCTGGATTTCGGCGTATGTAAGGCGAAGGCCGTCAAAGGCGCGGAATAATCGCCGGTGCCACTGCCATCGACTGAGGCGGATTCGGTGGATGCGATTTGTGTAGTCGAGACCGGGGTATTTAGCTTCGGGGGTGTCCAAGTGGCCGTAGAACGAGTGGACTTCTTGCCGAACCTCAAGGACGAGATATCTTTGGAGAAGTTGAGTGAAGTTTTGAGGGTCTGTCTGTCGCGGCTTCGGAAACATGTACTCGTAGACGAGTTGGTCTACTGGGCGGCCCTTCATCTTGACCGGCTTCTCTCAGCACTGCGTGGCTCTTGCGAGGCAGGTCAAATGTCAGAAGCGACGGTGCTTATATGCTGTTATCGTAgtgtgatgatgctgagctGTACGGAATTGTGCTGTCTTGCTGAAGATGTCGTgtcttgttgaagaggaaagCGTGTGAAATAAAGCCAAAGGTGTTTGACAAAGATCGGCACCGAAACAGGCAAGTGATGATGTATGGTGGGcaagaagagagggaagaaggaaatTGGGGTCCACGGGACCGGTGTGGATCCCGGGGCACTTAAGTACAGCACGGCAGGAGGGCGTGCGGATGGTGCGGATGCAGATGGCTTTGGTCCCTGGAACGGCTGGACGGGGGGAACAGGCTGTCAGGTGGGTCGGGGGGGGCGTCTTGGTCAGTCGCAGTCAGAAGTCAGAATACTTGGAGCCCGGAATCTGCAGAGCGTGAATCGCTCTCGGTGTATCGGAAGGTCTGGGCGTGAGAACCTGACGTGGACGGCAAACGAGAGGACGGGAAGAATGGAAGAAGCTCTGCCTAGGTGGCTGTAAAGCACGGCccgaagaaggagagagagagagcgagacaGCTCACAGCGGAGGCAAGTCGAGAGGCCCAAACAGTTTCCATGTGGGCGGGAagtcggtggtggtaggtggtggtgcgtgGTGCGACCTTGGGTCAGGAACACGCCTGCCAGCCACTGATAGCCACTGCTAGCCACGGAGCAGCCAGCTGGGACTTACAGGAGAGTGCCACGAGTGCTCCGGAAAGGGAGAGTCATAGAGGTGTGGTGGCACACTTGCATGTGCCTCTGCCGCCATCTGACTGGCAGCCATCGTATCCAACTCCGATGTTCCGTCAGGGGCGAGCAATTTGCGCCGACCAAACACCAAGCAACGCACGCACGCAACCATCGGGCTGGCCGCCTCAGCTGCATCCCATTATCTGCCAATAACGTCGCCTCGTAGTTTCCCTCGCCCGCTTTGGAATTCCTTTTTTCTGCTTCCGGACCTTTTCCAACAGCGCATCTCCCTGTGTGGGGAGCACCATGGACAGCTCACCAACTAAACTTGCTGTCCAAAGTAGATTCGCCTGAATGGGCCATAGCGCACCGTTGGACTCTCCATGCATCTGGATGACTCGCTGGCTCGCTGGGCTGAGCTCAGCTTGAACCCAatgcccaccacctccttctcatgGAATCGTGGAATCGTGGAATCGTGGTGATCATCGTGGCATTGGTTTGATCTTCAACCGCAGACCCAGACAGGCACGTTGTGTTTATTCCCCCGGCCGCTTTCACCGACGCCCACGCCCAGGTGTCTGACCTCAGCTGCGAACATCAGCAGCGACTGCGGAATCACCCAGTCCGACTCTGTACTGCAGTGCGATAAAATGTCGGCCTCCTCAACGGGCCTCGACCGGAGGAATTCTGCTAACttccccattcccacccaGCCATCAAATCCAGCGAAGCATCTCATGATCCTCAAAagacaaccccctcctcggcccccCGCTCTCACTGACCGCCAGATCCCAGCCAAGGAGACCCGCAGAGCCCTGGGCTTCCAAAGTGGAGAGATCTGAGGATGACGTCGGAGTTCATCAAGGGACACCGACTCTGAAAATCtattttttctcttcttttcaaGTCACTTGAGCAGCCAAATCCCGACtcgtttgttttgtttggcGCCACGCTCGCACAAAACACCCGCTAATCTAGCATGTCCCCATCGACCGGAACCGACTCTCAGTTTTCACACGTAACGACAAGACAGGGCTCACTGGGCGGGATGGCATGTGGGTaggtggtcgtggtcgtggtcgtcgtcgttttGGCCAGGTATCTGCTCTGTTCCTTCTTTCTCCAGCTACTATTGATTGATATATCTGCAGCTGCCCGACAACATGCCTGGAAGGTCGACAGTGGTCAGGTAATATGGGCTCGGCTGGCGGTGAACATGGCGTCTACCCAACCGCCTATCCAATCAAGGCCGCCACGGAGCCTGTCTAAGTCATCCACCGGCCGGGTCTCGGTCACGGCGACCGCCCTCCAACGGCAACCGAGCCCTTTGACTATCGGCGAATGGGATGACGCAACCTTCGGGTCAGGAAGCTTTCCCCACGCCTGGATGTTTCTTCGCTACTACCCTCCTTATCCTTCAGGATCGGTAGCTGTGCCCGCGAAACACATGTGTGGTGCCGCATCCCATCTGCACGTTTGTTGGCGCAAACCGCATCTCCGCCCTGCACCTGGGGCAATGTTTCTTGTCTTGTATGTTGTGTAAACCATTCTCCCCGGCCCTAATCCTAACGGGGCGCATGTCGCCGTGCGCTGCTCGAGAGTTGTTAGCGAGACCGGAGCGGGGCCCGGTCGGGCAGTTTGATGCCGAGTAGTGACCGGTCCTGGGCATTCCCGACCCGCGGCCGATATATATTACATATGCCACCGGCGACAGAAGCAGCCCGTGTGATGTGGTCTCTTGACACCCTGTAATTTCATCCCGCTGTCTCCGGAGCCAGGAAAAGGGAGATATGGAACAATACCGCCAGAGCGCTTTTCTCTCCTCAGacgggtggttggtggtgaggcgtGAGCGAGTATCAGTAAGATGAGAGGGGATGGTTCTCCCGGCCAGTTGATGCGGCCCCGCGGGGCCACCACCCTGGGGTGTTACTCGCCGCTCACCATCATGATCATCCATGATCCAACCGAAGGGTTCGGCAGCTCTGTCAGTTTCCCTGGCACGAAAAAAAACATTGGCCGGTTATCAAGGCCCAAGATGTTTGCACAGAGCCCAGAGGATTACGCAATCGTTCAGTCTCTTTTTGAGGaactggtgatggtggttgcaTCTTGTGGCCGCATGGAAGAGGCGAGCTCTCCTCTTCTGAATTTGCACAACGTTGCGATCTCGTGTGAATTTTGTTACTTGGGCACCCTCGCCACAAAATAGTTGACACACAAAAGTAAGTTAACCTATACAACCCTGTGAACTGCTTTACACCTTAAAAGTAActtaataggcctttaaatAATCTTTCAAAGCCTGTTAACTATCTTTGAAGACCTATTGATTATCTTCAAAGGCCTATGGACTATCATTCAAGGCATGTTAGCCTACTTTAGTATCTCAATAATTTTGTGGCAAGGGTgctgggatggggtggtgcaCAGACTGACCCGTGATACAatttcttggtgttgaggtgttgaggaaTGGTTGGTTCTCACGATTTACACAGGTGCATATCTTGTGATATGAGTCTTCTTTTTACGTCAACCTCGTACACACGGCTTGACATTCCTTTGCTATCATTCAATTCGATAGCCGAGGAGGGTAGAGCAATTTATCAATGGTTTGCAACATGCTACCAGTGGTGGTTGCCATCCACCTCTCACTTCACACCACCAAAATgtctctcatcatcatcatcaccacctcatAACCACAAAACCCAACCTTATCTTTTACATACGACCATACCCAGTtgaaaatacggcatcccgtccgctctgcccgagtcaaacagctgaagGGCCgaactagtactcaggtgggtgaccactggggaatcctcggtgttgtatgtattTTTCCTGTTTTTTTCCCTCAGTCTCATTGTCTACACATGAACCCATCCCCTGACCCAAAccatcacatacgaccacacccagctgaaaatacggcatcccgtccgctctgcccgagtcaaacagctgaggGCCGaatcagtactcaggtgggtgaccactggggaatcctcggtgttgtatgtttttgctCCACTCTTCAAGATCCAGTTTTGAACTTTTGAGGCTTTGTAGAACTGTTCCGAagtcttttttcccttttttttttcccccatCTTACCCAACACTATGTTGGCTGGAGCAAGTACGAGTCTATGGGTGAGactgatttttttttctggagggggggccgccttttgtcttctttggACACATGTCTCTCCCTAAACATCGTCACACAGTTGGGTTGCCAACATCTTGAGACTGACAGAAACCATCAATACCTTTGAACTGGGAACTCAAGTCAGTAAATATCTAGACACCATCAGCATATCTATGTCATTGGTTGATAGGGGCCTCACATCGGCTGAAGACTCTTGATTCACATCTCGGTAATTAGAGCGTTGATCAACAGTTTTGTTCCCAAAAAAAGTCTTCAAACAAGAAGATGGCTGATAATTCGGGTAATCTTCACCAGCTGACTGACTCAACGCCATGACTATAGTACTTGGTGCTAGTTCAAAGCCGTTGAGATGGATCATCATCGGTGGTGGGTTGACCAGCTGAAGAGAGACATTATAGCTGTTCCGGCGAAATAAAATATCTCAAGCGGTGTAACAAGGGTTGCTTTCTAGTCATCTATGAAAATAGATCATAAATGAAAaggtcttcttcatctctACTATCAACAACGTGTGTCAAGCCAGATCTTTTCCCTGCTTATCACGGGTCAACACAACCAGAGATATAAACACCATAACTTGTGCCAATACGTCAACACCCGGCACAATGAAGGTACTCCTTCCCCTCGTCCTCATTTAAACCATGAAAGCAAGACTAATAACAACAATTCagttcaccctcctcctcaccctagcagcaaccaccaccgccgtcgcCTATCCCTTAATCGACATCTCCCTCGGCACCCCAAGGTTCGTCTGCCCCAGCCGGGCCCAGGCCTTCTGCAGCGCGAGCAACATCCACAGTGGCTGCACTGCAGCGGGCGAGTTCCGGAGTGATGTCATGGATACCTGTGGGCAGTGTGTTTGTGTCTGAGGTCCCCCGACACTATAGAAATCTGAAATATGACGGAGCTTGTACATATATCTCAAGGGAGGAAGTATTGATAAAAAACTCAAAATTTGAATTGTCCATGCGCTTGTCAACCTCCTTTTCTGCagagtggtgatgagaacaaAGATGTTTGAGAAAAGAATAATCATAAAAATGATATGCCTCCAGTTCAGGACTACCAAATGTCCTAGTGTATGTATATATACGCCAGTAATGAAAACCCAATAGTAACAAAAGAAAGTAGGATATGATGATGCCACCTCGTCCGCCAAAATCCCAGTGTTGTCCTGTCATCCAAAAACTGACCATGCTAGCCCACCCATATACCCAAATCCTCATCCGTCATATGCCTCATGAAATCTGCCCCAACAACTCCCTTGCACTCCCCAataccacccccccttctccctctggataccacctccccttccacctcctctccctctccttctccctccttttCACCCTCTCTAAATactccctcttccacctatcaaccccccacccccccctcctctccctaatccactccaccatctcccccagcttttccaccagcaccttcaactcttcctcctggATTCCCTCGttcttctcaacaacaatTTTAGTCCTATCCCCCCCGCAACGCTcgcaaaacccacccccataacacctccccaccaccgcagcagcaaccggaAAAAGAGCCTCAGCCGGCAAACAAGACACCTAGTCCGCCACCGGCCCGGCCCTCCCCCCAGATGCCACCGGTTCGGCCGCCCCCGCAGCCGACATCTTTGGCGTTGAGGGCGGC
It contains:
- a CDS encoding uncharacterized protein (EggNog:ENOG503P1M7), with the translated sequence MKGRPVDQLVYEYMFPKPRQTDPQNFTQLLQRYLVLEVRQEVHSFYGHLDTPEAKYPGLDYTNRIHRIRLSRWQWHRRLFRAFDGLRLTYAEIQGLTKWEGTRWAKERFEREQGTAIRDTTADGFPEWVEPRHRQAGYYRRASEVSDEPVTTPEDGMIEEESDEELESVGVALNERLRERVALRNLSGDNSMPLDEEWENWLKNAIESGELHVADQIARFPGPHSLTADDVFPPRMMAAARAGHWEGIPDFVHNIIRQAIDAEQRPPQAQPATAPSRPSVRYHNARVAVYGPGPLHSRIDPSRYPNAAARATRASRTAQQGA